GGCAGCGACGGGATGCTTTGGTTGTACTCCAGCGCCGAGCCGTCGATCCGGCTCGCGAAGGCCCCGGCCGCGAGCGCGACGGTGACCGGTGCGGCCGAGTCCCACTCGTACTGCCCCCCCGCGTGGATGTATGCCTCCACCTCGCCGGTGAGCACGGCAGCGATCTTGGCGCCGGCCGAGCCCATGGGGACCAGGTCGGCTCCGATCATGGCGGCGAGCTTGCGGACGAACTCCGGCGGACGGGTGCGGCTGACCGCGATGCGGACCTGGCCGTCGCGGGGAACAGGGAGCACGGGAGGCTCGGCGGTGGTGAGGGTGACACCTTGGGCCGGCAAGGCGATGGCGCCTGCGACGAGCGTGCCGTGGCCGGCGGGGGCCGGGCCCGCGCCGTTTCCCGCCGGTCCGGTGGCTGAGGTCTCCCCCGGCTTCCTGGGGTCGCGTCGCCACAGCGCGACGTGGACGGCCCAGTCGGCGCGGCCCTCCTCGCCGAACTCGCGGGTGCCGTCCAGCGGGTCGATGATCCACACGCGGTCGGCGGCCTGGCGGCGGGGGTCGTGGCGCTCCTCGCCTGTGCCTTCCTCCGACAGCACCAGGTCGCTCGGCCGCAGACGGGACAGGGACTCGGTGAGGTAGGCGTGGGACTCGCGGTCCCCGGCGTCGCGGAGCGCCTTGGGGTCGGCGAAGCCGTCCCTTTCGCGCAGGGCCAGCAGCCGCGCACCCGCCTCGGTGGCCAGGTCTCCCGCGAGCGCGTGGTCGTCGCGTATCGTCACGATGTCCTTCCTCGTACGTCTGCCGCTGATGTGCCGGGGGTCAGTAGGCTCCCCAGCCGCGCGCCACGGCGGACCAGGTCTTCCAGAGGATCTGGAGATCCAAGGTGAGAGACCAGTTCTCGACATAACGCAGGTCCAACCGTACCGATTCCTCCCAGGAAAGATCACACCTGCCGTTCACCTGCCACAAGCCGGTCATTCCCGGACGGACCACCAGCCGGCGCCGCACGTCGTCGCCGTAGCAGGCGACCTCCTCGGGGAGCGGCGGCCGGGGGCCGACGAGGGACATGTCGCCGGTGAGGACGTTGACGAGCTGGGGGAGCTCGTCGAGGGAGAAGCGGCGTAACCAGGCGCCGAGCGGGGTGACCCGCGGGTCGTCCCTGATCTTGAAAAGGACGCCGTCCAGGTCGCTGACCAGGTCGACGCGGTGCCGCTCGGCGTCCACGCGCATGGTGCGGAGCTTGAGGATCGTGAACTCGGCGCCGTCCCTGCCGACGCGGGTCTGGCGGAACAGGGCCGGGCCGGGGCTGGTGGCGCGGACCGCCACGGCCAGTGCCACGAGAACAGGTGCGAGGACGGCGAGGGCTGCCGCGGCGCCGGTGCGGTCGAAGAGGTTCTTGAGCAGGCGGCGCACGCCGGAGAGCTCGGGGTGCTCGACGTGGAGCAGCGGCAGCCCGGCGACCGGCCGGATCGTGGTGCGCGGGCCGGCGACCTCCATGAGGGCCGGCGCCACCACCAGGTCGGTGTGTGTGCGCTCCAGGCGCCACGCCAGGCGGCGCAGCGCGGTGCCGTCGAGCTCGGGACAGGCGAGCACGGCGACGGTGTCGGCCCTGGCCTGGACCACCGCCAGGGGGACGTCGCTGAAGTCGCCGAGCACCGGCACCCCTCGCACCTCCTCGGCGGCGCCGTGCCGGGGGAGGCAGGCGCCGACGACGTGCATGCCGTGGTACGGCTCCCTGCGGAACTTCCCGACGAGGTCGGCGACCGACGGCCCGTGGCCCACCGCCACGACCCTGCGCATGCACCGGCCCGCGGCCCGCAGCCGGTGCAGCCGCCGCCGCAGGCCGTACCGGCAGGTCAGGGTGAGCACCGTCATCAGCGGCAGTGCCACCACGACGTAGCCCCTGGCGAGCTCGGTCTTGGTGACGTACGCGGCGATCGCCACCCCTGCCGTCAGCAGGAACCCGCACTGGCTGATCCTGCGGAACTCCTCCGGCCCCACACCGACCAGCCGTGCCTCGTAGGCCCGGTTGAGCCCCACCATGCCGGCCCACACCAGCGGCAGCACCAGGCTGAGCACGACATACGGCACGACGTACGGCGTGATGTCGCCGAAGCGCACGGCGAAGGCCGCCGCGCCGGCGAGGAAGCCGCAACCGAGGTCGGCCGCCACCGCGGCCAACCGGTACTTGCGCACCCAGCCAGGCGGCGCGGGCCGGCCCCGATGGAGGCTCGGCATCCGCTGCGTAGCCGATCTGATACTCACGGTGATGGATGTTAGCCGCACAGTGGCCCGGCCTTGAGGAAATCGTGGAGAACTGTGGATTACCGCGGCGGCTTGATCGGCTTGAGGTCGCCGGCGTGGAAAGCGTTCTGCGTGGCCTCCAGGCCGGAGGTGATGAGGGACTCCACGATGTCGGCCGCGCGGTCCACCAGGAACGGCAGGTCCTTGCGCTCGGCGGTGGCGAAGTCGCGCAGCACGAAGTCCGCCGGGTCCTGGCGGCCGGGTGGCCGGCCGATGCCGAACCGCAGGCGCAGGTAGTCGCGGGTGGCGAACGACTTGGTCAGGGACCGCAGGCCGTTGTGACCGTTGTCCCCGCCGCCGATCTTGACGCGCAGCGCGCCGTAGGGGATGTCGAGCTCGTCGTGGACGGCGATGACGTGCGCGGCGTCGACCTTGTAGAAGTCGGCGAGCGCCTTGGCGGGCCCGCCGGAGAGGTTCATGTACGACAGCGGCTTGGCGAGGACCACAGGCTGCCCCGCGAGCCGTCCCTCGACGATCTCCGCGCGCGACCTGTGGCTCTTGAACCGGCCCCCCATGCGGGACGCCAGCTCGTCGGCGACCATGAAACCGGCATTGTGGCGGTTGCCTTCGTATTCCGGACCGGGGTTGCCCAGGCCGACGATCAGCCAGCGGTCCACGACGACACCTTTCCGCGTCGGACAACGAACTGCTCACATGATGACGGACGGGACGGCCTGCCGTCCCGTCCGTCGAAAGCGTGTTACTCGGCCTGCTCGGCGGAGGCCTCGGTCTCGGCGCCGCCTTCGGTCTCCTCGGCCTCGGCGGTGGTCGGGACGGTCGTGACCTGGAGCACCACGGTCTCCGGGTCGGCCACCAGGGTGGTGCCCTTCGGCAGCTTGAGGTCGCCGGCGGTGACGACCGCGCCGACCTCAAGACCCTCGACGTCGACCTCGACGCCGGTCGGGATGTGGGTCGCCTCGGCCTCGACCGTGATCGAGACGAGCTGCTGGTCGAACAGCCCACCCGGCGCGATGTCGCCGGTGGTCGTGACCGGGATGTCGACGGTGACCTTCTCGCCGCGCTTCACCAGCAGCAGGTCGACGTGCTCAAGGAACCCCCTGATCGGGTCCCGCTGCACACCCTTCGGCAGCGCCAGCTCGTCGATGCCTTCGCCTTCGAGGCGGATCAGCACGTTCGGCGTGCGCAGCGCGAGCAGGAGGTCGTGTCCGGGAAGCGTGAAGTGCTTGGGCTCGATCCCGTGGCCGTACAGGACAGCGGGAACCCGGTCCGCGCGGCGGATCTTGCGAGCGGCACCCTTGCCGAACGTGGTGCGGGGCTCGGTGGCGAGACGTACTTCGGACACGAGATCTCCTAGGGAGTATCAGGACGGGAACGCGCTCACCCTCACCCGCCCTAGCGGAAGGCGTTACGAGCGCACAACTTCACCAGACTACCCGACGCGACGACGTCATCAGGCTTCCCGGCCGGCTCAGGGTGTGACAAGGAAACAGTCGTAAGCCTGCATGGTGAAGGGGACGGAGGAGCCGGCATGCGCGAGTGTGCCGCATCGGTA
The window above is part of the Sphaerisporangium rubeum genome. Proteins encoded here:
- a CDS encoding 3'(2'),5'-bisphosphate nucleotidase CysQ, whose translation is MTIRDDHALAGDLATEAGARLLALRERDGFADPKALRDAGDRESHAYLTESLSRLRPSDLVLSEEGTGEERHDPRRQAADRVWIIDPLDGTREFGEEGRADWAVHVALWRRDPRKPGETSATGPAGNGAGPAPAGHGTLVAGAIALPAQGVTLTTAEPPVLPVPRDGQVRIAVSRTRPPEFVRKLAAMIGADLVPMGSAGAKIAAVLTGEVEAYIHAGGQYEWDSAAPVTVALAAGAFASRIDGSALEYNQSIPSLPDILVSLPDLAPTLLAGIRDVHR
- a CDS encoding sugar transferase; the encoded protein is MPSLHRGRPAPPGWVRKYRLAAVAADLGCGFLAGAAAFAVRFGDITPYVVPYVVLSLVLPLVWAGMVGLNRAYEARLVGVGPEEFRRISQCGFLLTAGVAIAAYVTKTELARGYVVVALPLMTVLTLTCRYGLRRRLHRLRAAGRCMRRVVAVGHGPSVADLVGKFRREPYHGMHVVGACLPRHGAAEEVRGVPVLGDFSDVPLAVVQARADTVAVLACPELDGTALRRLAWRLERTHTDLVVAPALMEVAGPRTTIRPVAGLPLLHVEHPELSGVRRLLKNLFDRTGAAAALAVLAPVLVALAVAVRATSPGPALFRQTRVGRDGAEFTILKLRTMRVDAERHRVDLVSDLDGVLFKIRDDPRVTPLGAWLRRFSLDELPQLVNVLTGDMSLVGPRPPLPEEVACYGDDVRRRLVVRPGMTGLWQVNGRCDLSWEESVRLDLRYVENWSLTLDLQILWKTWSAVARGWGAY
- the pth gene encoding aminoacyl-tRNA hydrolase, with translation MDRWLIVGLGNPGPEYEGNRHNAGFMVADELASRMGGRFKSHRSRAEIVEGRLAGQPVVLAKPLSYMNLSGGPAKALADFYKVDAAHVIAVHDELDIPYGALRVKIGGGDNGHNGLRSLTKSFATRDYLRLRFGIGRPPGRQDPADFVLRDFATAERKDLPFLVDRAADIVESLITSGLEATQNAFHAGDLKPIKPPR
- a CDS encoding 50S ribosomal protein L25/general stress protein Ctc gives rise to the protein MSEVRLATEPRTTFGKGAARKIRRADRVPAVLYGHGIEPKHFTLPGHDLLLALRTPNVLIRLEGEGIDELALPKGVQRDPIRGFLEHVDLLLVKRGEKVTVDIPVTTTGDIAPGGLFDQQLVSITVEAEATHIPTGVEVDVEGLEVGAVVTAGDLKLPKGTTLVADPETVVLQVTTVPTTAEAEETEGGAETEASAEQAE